The following coding sequences are from one Panthera leo isolate Ple1 chromosome E1, P.leo_Ple1_pat1.1, whole genome shotgun sequence window:
- the RNFT1 gene encoding E3 ubiquitin-protein ligase RNFT1 gives MQANCSQLHSPPGAAGSEDASASQCVHTRLTGEGSCLHSGDVHIQINSIPKECAENPSSRNIRSSVHSCTHGCIHSRLRSHSHNEARQSDDTATESGDHGSSSFSEFRYLFKWLHKSLPYILILGVKLVMQHITGISLGIGLLTTFMYANKSIVNQVFLRERCSKIQCAWLLVFLAGSSVLLYYTFHSQSLYYSLIFLNPTLDHSSFWEVLWIVGITDFILKFLFMGLKCLILLMPSFIMPFKSKGYWYMLLEELCQYYRTFVPIPVWFRYFISYGEFGNVTRRSLGILLALLYLILKLLDFFGHLRTFRRVLRIFFTRPSYGVAASKRQCSDVDDICSVCQAEFQKPVLLICQHIFCEECITLWFNREKTCPLCRTVISDHINKWKDGATSSHLQIY, from the exons ATGCAAGCCAACTGTAGCCAACTGCACAGCCCTCCAGGAGCTGCAGGCAGTGAGGATGCCTCAGCTTCCCAGTGTGTTCATACACGATTGACAGGAGAAGGTTCTTGTCTTCATTCTGGAGATGTTCATATCCAGATAAACTCCATACCTAAAGAATGTGCTGAAAATCCAAGCTCCAGAAATATAAGGTCAAGTGTCCACAGCTGTACTCACGGATGTATACATAGTCGCTTACGGAGTCACTCCCACAATGAAGCAAGGCAGTCTGATGATACTGCCACAGAGTCTGGAGATCATGGTAGTAGCTCTTTCTCAGAATTCCGATATCTCTTCAAGTGGTTGCACAAAAGTCTTCCATATATTTTGATTCTGGGTGTCAAACTTGTTATGCAGCATATAACAG GAATTTCTCTTGGAATTGGGCTGCTTACAACTTTTATGTATGCAAACAAAAGCATTGTAAATCAGGTTTTTCTAAGA gaaagGTGCTCCAAGATTCAGTGTGCTTGGTTACTGGTATTCTTAGCAGGATCTTCTGTTCTTTTATATTACACTTTTCATTCTCAGTCACTTTATTACAG cttaatttttttaaatcctacttTGGACCATTCAAGCTTCTGGGAAGTACTTTGGATTGTTGGAATTACAGACTTCATTCTGAAATTCCTCTTCATGGGCTTAAAATGCCTTATTTTGTTGATGCCTTCTTTCATCATGCCTTTTAAATCCAAG ggTTACTGGTATATGCTTTTAGAAGAATTATGTCAGTATTACCGAACTTTTGTTCCCATACCAGTTTGGTTTCGTTACTTTATAAGCTATGGGGAGTTTGGTAATGTGACTAGACGGAGTCTTGGGATATTGCTGGCTTTACTCTACCTCATACTAAAA CTTTTGGACTTTTTTGGACATCTGAGAACTTTCCGACGGGTTTTGCGAATATTTTTTACACGACCA AGTTACGGAGTGGCTGCCAGCAAGAGACAGTGTTCAGATGTGGATGATATTTGTTCAGTATGTCAAGCTGAATTTCAAAAACCAGTTCTGCTCATCTGTCAG CATATATTTTGTGAAGAATGCATTACCTTATGGTTTAATCGAGAGAAAACATGTCCACTGTGCAGAACTGTGATCTCAGACcatataaacaaatggaaagatggagCCACTTCATCCCACCTTCAGATATACTAA